One genomic region from Mixophyes fleayi isolate aMixFle1 unplaced genomic scaffold, aMixFle1.hap1 Scaffold_1507, whole genome shotgun sequence encodes:
- the LOC142114798 gene encoding histone H1.01-like isoform X3 gives MSETAPAAAPAAPAEAPVKGKRQPKKAAAGSSKKGNKTSGPSVSEQIVKCVSASKERSGVSLAALKKTLAAGGYDVEKNNSRLKVALKSLVTKETLIQVKGSGASGSFKLNKKQLESKDKAAKKKVAVVKPKKAAAKKVPKSPKKSPSAAKSPKKAKKPAAAKKAVKSPKKPKPAVKPKKAAKSPAKKAAKPKAAKPKKAAPKKK, from the exons ATGTCAGAGACAGCTCCCGCCGCAGCGCCCGCTGCTCCAGCAGAGGCCCCCGTCAAGGGAAAGCGTCAGCCGAAGAAAGCAGCTGCAGGAAGCTCCAAGAAGGGCAACAAAACGTCCGGTCCAAGCGTGTCTGAGCAGATTGTTAAATGCGTGTCCGCATCCAAGGAGCGCAGCGGTGTTTCCCTGGCCGCCCTGAAGAAGACCCTCGCTGCTGGAGGTTACGATGTGGAGAAGAATAACAGCCGCCTGAAAGTGGCGCTCAAGAGCTTGGTGACGAAAGAGACCCTGATCCAGGTGAAAGGCAGCGGCGCCTCCGGTTCCTTCAAGCTGAACaagaagcagctggagagcaaGGATAAGGCAGCTAAGAAGAAGGTGGCGGTGGTTAAACCCAAGAAAGCGGCAGCCAAGAAAGTGCCCAAGTCCCCGAAGAAGTCTCCCAGCGCAGCCAAGAGCCCGAAAAAGGCCAAGAAACCGGCAGCAGCCAAGAAAGCAGTAAAAAGCCCTAAGAAGCCGAAACCTGCTGTGAAACCCAAGAAGGcggccaagagcccggctaaaaaggcagctaagcccaaa gcagctaagccGAAGAAGGCTGCTCCTAAGAAGAAGTAA
- the LOC142114798 gene encoding histone H1-like isoform X2, translating into MSETAPAAAPAAPAEAPVKGKRQPKKAAAGSSKKGNKTSGPSVSEQIVKCVSASKERSGVSLAALKKTLAAGGYDVEKNNSRLKVALKSLVTKETLIQVKGSGASGSFKLNKKQLESKDKAAKKKVAVVKPKKAAAKKVPKSPKKSPSAAKSPKKAKKPAAAKKAVKSPKKPKPAVKPKKAAKSPAKKAAKPKSPAKKAAKPKKAAPKKK; encoded by the exons ATGTCAGAGACAGCTCCCGCCGCAGCGCCCGCTGCTCCAGCAGAGGCCCCCGTCAAGGGAAAGCGTCAGCCGAAGAAAGCAGCTGCAGGAAGCTCCAAGAAGGGCAACAAAACGTCCGGTCCAAGCGTGTCTGAGCAGATTGTTAAATGCGTGTCCGCATCCAAGGAGCGCAGCGGTGTTTCCCTGGCCGCCCTGAAGAAGACCCTCGCTGCTGGAGGTTACGATGTGGAGAAGAATAACAGCCGCCTGAAAGTGGCGCTCAAGAGCTTGGTGACGAAAGAGACCCTGATCCAGGTGAAAGGCAGCGGCGCCTCCGGTTCCTTCAAGCTGAACaagaagcagctggagagcaaGGATAAGGCAGCTAAGAAGAAGGTGGCGGTGGTTAAACCCAAGAAAGCGGCAGCCAAGAAAGTGCCCAAGTCCCCGAAGAAGTCTCCCAGCGCAGCCAAGAGCCCGAAAAAGGCCAAGAAACCGGCAGCAGCCAAGAAAGCAGTAAAAAGCCCTAAGAAGCCGAAACCTGCTGTGAAACCCAAGAAGGcggccaagagcccggctaaaaaggcagctaagcccaaa agcccggctaaaaaggcagctaagccGAAGAAGGCTGCTCCTAAGAAGAAGTAA
- the LOC142114798 gene encoding histone H1.01-like isoform X1, whose product MSETAPAAAPAAPAEAPVKGKRQPKKAAAGSSKKGNKTSGPSVSEQIVKCVSASKERSGVSLAALKKTLAAGGYDVEKNNSRLKVALKSLVTKETLIQVKGSGASGSFKLNKKQLESKDKAAKKKVAVVKPKKAAAKKVPKSPKKSPSAAKSPKKAKKPAAAKKAVKSPKKPKPAVKPKKAAKSPAKKAAKPKVAKSPAKKAAKPKVAKSPAKKAAKPKKAAPKKK is encoded by the coding sequence ATGTCAGAGACAGCTCCCGCCGCAGCGCCCGCTGCTCCAGCAGAGGCCCCCGTCAAGGGAAAGCGTCAGCCGAAGAAAGCAGCTGCAGGAAGCTCCAAGAAGGGCAACAAAACGTCCGGTCCAAGCGTGTCTGAGCAGATTGTTAAATGCGTGTCCGCATCCAAGGAGCGCAGCGGTGTTTCCCTGGCCGCCCTGAAGAAGACCCTCGCTGCTGGAGGTTACGATGTGGAGAAGAATAACAGCCGCCTGAAAGTGGCGCTCAAGAGCTTGGTGACGAAAGAGACCCTGATCCAGGTGAAAGGCAGCGGCGCCTCCGGTTCCTTCAAGCTGAACaagaagcagctggagagcaaGGATAAGGCAGCTAAGAAGAAGGTGGCGGTGGTTAAACCCAAGAAAGCGGCAGCCAAGAAAGTGCCCAAGTCCCCGAAGAAGTCTCCCAGCGCAGCCAAGAGCCCGAAAAAGGCCAAGAAACCGGCAGCAGCCAAGAAAGCAGTAAAAAGCCCTAAGAAGCCGAAACCTGCTGTGAAACCCAAGAAGGcggccaagagcccggctaaaaaggcagctaagcccaaagtGGCTAAGAGTCCggctaaaaaggcagctaagcccaaagtagccaagagcccggctaaaaaggcagctaagccGAAGAAGGCTGCTCCTAAGAAGAAGTAA
- the LOC142114781 gene encoding histone H4, whose amino-acid sequence MSGRGKGGKGLGKGGAKRHRKVLRDNIQGITKPAIRRLARRGGVKRISGLIYEETRGVLKVFLENVIRDAVTYTEHAKRKTVTAMDVVYALKRQGRTLYGFGG is encoded by the coding sequence ATGTCTGGCAGAGGGAAAGGCGGTAAAGGACTCGGAAAAGGAGGCGCCAAGAGGCACAGGAAAGTCTTGCGGGATAATATCCAGGGTATCACAAAGCCCGCGATCCGCCGCCTGGCTCGTAGAGGAGGTGTAAAGCGTATTTCTGGCCTCATTTATGAAGAGACCCGTGGGGTGCTGAAGGTTTTCCTGGAGAACGTCATCCGGGACGCCGTCACCTACACTGAGCACGCCAAGCGGAAGACTGTCACCGCTATGGATGTGGTCTATGCTCTGAAGAGACAGGGCCGTACTCTGTATGGATTCGGAGGCTGA
- the LOC142114802 gene encoding histone H3 — protein MARTKQTARKSTGGKAPRKQLATKAARKSAPATGGVKKPHRYRPGTVALREIRRYQKSTELLIRKLPFQRLVREIAQDFKTDLRFQSSAVMALQEASEAYLVGLFEDTNLCAIHAKRVTIMPKDIQLARRIRGERA, from the coding sequence ATGGCTAGAACTAAGCAAACCGCTCGCAAGTCCACCGGCGGGAAAGCTCCCCGCAAGCAGCTGGCGACCAAAGCTGCCAGGAAAAGCGCCCCAGCTACTGGCGGCGTGAAGAAGCCTCACCGCTACCGTCCCGGCACTGTTGCTCTGCGAGAGATCCGCCGCTACCAGAAGTCCACCGAGCTGCTGATCCGCAAGTTGCCCTTCCAGCGCTTAGTACGTGAGATCGCCCAGGACTTCAAGACCGACCTGCGCTTCCAGAGCTCAGCAGTCATGGCTCTGCAAGAGGCCAGCGAGGCTTATCTGGTGGGGCTCTTCGAGGACACCAACCTGTGCGCCATCCACGCCAAGAGAGTGACCATCATGCCCAAAGACATCCAGCTGGCCCGCAGGATCCGAGGGGAGAGAGCATAG
- the LOC142114803 gene encoding histone H2B 1.1, translating to MPEPAKSAPAAKKGSKKAVTKTQKKDGKKRRKSRKESYAIYVYKVLKQVHPDTGISSKAMGIMNSFVNDIFERIAGEASRLAHYNKRSTITSREIQTAVRLLLPGELAKHAVSEGTKAVTKYTSAK from the coding sequence ATGCCTGAACCAGCCAAGTCTGCCCCAGCAGCCAAAAAGGGCTCAAAGAAAGCCGTCaccaagacccagaagaaagatggcAAGAAGCGGAGAAAGAGCAGGAAGGAGAGTTATGCTATTTATGTCTACAAGGTGCTGAAGCAGGTCCACCCCGACACCGGCATCTCCTCTAAGGCCATGGGCATCATGAACTCCTTCGTCAACGACATCTTTGAGCGCATTGCTGGAGAAGCTTCCcgcctggctcactacaacaagcgctccaccatcacctccaGGGAGATCCAGACCGCCGTACGTCTGCTGCTGCCCGGAGAGCTGGCCAAGCACGCCGTGTCCGAGGGCACCAAGGCCGTCACCAAATACACCAGCGCCAAATAA
- the LOC142114787 gene encoding histone H2A type 1-like, with translation MSGRGKQGGKTRAKAKTRSSRAGLQFPVGRVHRLLRKGNYAERVGAGAPVYLAAVLEYLTAEILELAGNAARDNKKTRIIPRHLQLAVRNDEELNKLLGGVTIAQGGVLPNIQAVLLPKKTESHKPTKSK, from the coding sequence ATGTCTGGAAGAGGCAAACAGGGCGGTAAGACCCGTGCTAAGGCCAAGACTCGCTCATCTCGAGCCGGTCTCCAATTCCCGGTCGGTCGCGTTCACCGTCTGCTGAGGAAGGGGAACTATGCGGAGCGTGTGGGAGCTGGCGCCCCGGTGTATCTGGCAGCGGTGCTGGAGTACCTGACTGCTGAGATTCTGGAGCTGGCTGGGAATGCCgcccgtgataacaagaagacccgCATCATCCCCCGTCACCTACAGCTGGCTGTGCGCAACGATGAAGAGCTCAACAAGCTACTCGGTGGGGTGACTATCGCCCAAGGAGGagtcctgcccaacatccaggccgtCCTACTGCCCAAGAAAACCGAGAGCCATAAACCAACCAAGAGCAAGTAA